In Equus asinus isolate D_3611 breed Donkey chromosome 13, EquAss-T2T_v2, whole genome shotgun sequence, one DNA window encodes the following:
- the ARHGAP27 gene encoding rho GTPase-activating protein 27 isoform X7 produces the protein MQPGLSPGSPGDQRPPTPETDYPELLTSYPEEDYSPVGSFSEPGPTSPLATPPGWSCHVDSDGQTLYTNHFTQEKWVRLEDQHGKPYFYNPEDASVQWELPQVPVPAPRTIRKSSQDSETPAQASPPEERIKTLDKAGVLHRTKTVDKGKRLRKKHWSASWTVLEGGVLTFFKDSKASAAGGLRQPYKLSTPEYTVELKGASLAWAPKDKSSKKHVLELRSRDGSEYLIQHDSEAIISTWHKAIAQAIQELSADLPPEEENESSSVDFGSSERLGSWREDEARPGAAAPALYPGGLESDLSKVRHKLRKFLLKRPTLQSLREKGYIKDQVFGCALAALCERERSPVPRFVQQCIRAVEARGLDIDGLYRISGNLATIQKLRYKVDHDERLDLDDGRWEDVHVITGALKLFFRELPEPLFPFSHFRQFIAAIKLQDQAQRSRCVRDLVRSLPAPNHDTLRLLFQHLCRVIEHGEQNRMSVQSVAIVFGPTLLRPEKEETSMPMTMVFQNQVVELILQQCSDIFRPH, from the exons ATGCAGCCCGGCCTGAGCCCCGGCAGCCCGGGGGACCAGAGG CCCCCTACCCCCGAGACTGACTACCCTGAGTTGCTGACCAGTTACCCCGAGGAGGACTATTCCCCCGTGGGCTCCTTCAGCGAGCCCGGGCCCACCTCTCCCTTGGCCACGCCCCCCGGCTGGTCTTGCCACGTGGACTCGGATGGTCAGACGCTCTACACCAACCACTTCACCCAAGAGAAG TGGGTGAGGCTGGAGGACCAACATGGGAAGCCCTACTTCTACAACCCAGAGGATGCCTCCGTTCAGTGGGAGCTGCCCCAG GTCCCTGTCCCTGCCCCTCGAACCATCCGAAAATCCAGCCAGGACAGTGAgaccccagcccaggccagcccccctgaGGAGAGG atcaAGACCTTGGACAAGGCAGGTGTGCTCCATCGCACCAAGACAGTGGACAAGGGGAAGCGGCTCCG gAAGAAGCACTGGAGTGCCTCCTGGACAGTGCTGGAGGGCGGCGTCCTGACGTTCTTCAAGGACTCAAAGGCCTCGGCTGCAGGCGGCCTG AGACAGCCTTACAAGCTCTCCACCCCCGAGTACACGGTGGAGCTGAAGGGGGCCTCTCTCGCCTGGGCTCCCAAGGACAAATCCAGCAAGAAGCATGTGCTGGAG CTGCGGAGCCGAGATGGCTCAGAGTACCTGATCCAGCACGACTCAGAGGCCATCATCAGCACCTGGCACAAGGCCATCGCCCAGGCCATCCAGGAGCTG TCCGCAGACCTGCCCCcggaggaggaaaatgagagcAGCAGTGTGGACTTCGGGTCCAGCGAGCGCCTGGGAAGCTGGCGGGAGGACGAGGCGCGGCCGGGCGCAG CCGCGCCCGCGCTGTATCCCGGGGGCCTGGAGAGCGACCTGAGCAAGGTCCGGCACAAGCTGCGCAAGTTCCTCCTGAAGCGGCCCACGCTGCAGTCGCTGCGGGAGAAGGGCTACATCAAAG ACCAGGTGTTCGGCTGCGCGCTGGCCGCGCTGTGTGAGCGCGAGCGGAGCCCGGTGCCGCGCTTCGTGCAGCAGTGCATCCGCGCCGTCGAGGCCCGGG ggcTGGACATCGACGGGCTGTACCGCATCAGTGGGAACCTGGCCACCATCCAGAAGCTGCGCTATAAGGTGGACCACG ATGAGCGCCTGGACCTGGACGACGGGCGCTGGGAGGATGTCCACGTTATCACTGGCGCCCTGAAGCTCTTCTTTCGGGAGCTGCCCGAGCCCCTCTTCCCCTTCTCGCACTTCCGCCAGTTCATCGCGGCCATCA agcTGCAGGACCAGGCCCAGCGCAGCCGCTGCGTGCGGGACCTGGTGCGTTCGCTGCCCGCCCCCAACCACGATACGCTGCGCCTGCTCTTCCAGCACCTGTGCAG GGTGATCGAGCACGGCGAACAGAACCGCATGTCAGTGCAGAGCGTGGCCATAGTGTTCGGGCCCACGCTCCTGCGGCCCGAGAAGGAGGAAACCAGCATGCCCATGACCATGGTGTTCCAGAACCAGGTGGTGGAGCTCATCCTGCAGCAGTGCTCAGACATCTTCCGGCCTCACTGA
- the ARHGAP27 gene encoding rho GTPase-activating protein 27 isoform X5, with product MVDMIAKLTRRQSRALRVQVDEPPEPVYANVERQPSVTSPGPAAAPRPGPVWETHTDADTGRPYYYNPDTGVTTWESPFEAAEGAASPATSPASVGSGESVETEWGQYWDEESRRVFFYNPLTGETAWEDEAEDEPEDEQDMQPGLSPGSPGDQRPPTPETDYPELLTSYPEEDYSPVGSFSEPGPTSPLATPPGWSCHVDSDGQTLYTNHFTQEKWVRLEDQHGKPYFYNPEDASVQWELPQVPVPAPRTIRKSSQDSETPAQASPPEERIKTLDKAGVLHRTKTVDKGKRLRKKHWSASWTVLEGGVLTFFKDSKASAAGGLRQPYKLSTPEYTVELKGASLAWAPKDKSSKKHVLELRSRDGSEYLIQHDSEAIISTWHKAIAQAIQELSADLPPEEENESSSVDFGSSERLGSWREDEARPGAAAPALYPGGLESDLSKVRHKLRKFLLKRPTLQSLREKGYIKDQVFGCALAALCERERSPVPRFVQQCIRAVEARGLDIDGLYRISGNLATIQKLRYKVDHDERLDLDDGRWEDVHVITGALKLFFRELPEPLFPFSHFRQFIAAIKLQDQAQRSRCVRDLVRSLPAPNHDTLRLLFQHLCRVIEHGEQNRMSVQSVAIVFGPTLLRPEKEETSMPMTMVFQNQVVELILQQCSDIFRPH from the exons ATGGTAGACATGATTGCCAAGCTGACCAGGAGGCAGAGTCGGGCCCTGCGGGTACAG GTGGACGAGCCCCCGGAGCCCGTGTACGCGAACGTAGAGAGGCAGCCTTCGGTCACCTCGCCGGGCCCCGCCGcggccccccgccccggcccggtGTGGGAGACGCACACGGACGCGGACACCGGGCGCCCCTACTACTACAACCCGGACACGGGCGTCACCACCTGGGAGTCGCCCTTCGAGGCTGCCGAGGGCGCCGCCAGCCCGGCCACCTCCCCGGCCTCGGTGGGCAGCGGCGAGAGCGTCGAGACCGAGTGGGGCCAGTACTGGGATGAGGAGAGCCGCAGGGTGTTCTTCTACAACCCTCTGACGGGCGAGACGGCCTGGGAGGACGAGGCCGAGGACGAGCCGGAGGACGAGCAGGACATGCAGCCCGGCCTGAGCCCCGGCAGCCCGGGGGACCAGAGG CCCCCTACCCCCGAGACTGACTACCCTGAGTTGCTGACCAGTTACCCCGAGGAGGACTATTCCCCCGTGGGCTCCTTCAGCGAGCCCGGGCCCACCTCTCCCTTGGCCACGCCCCCCGGCTGGTCTTGCCACGTGGACTCGGATGGTCAGACGCTCTACACCAACCACTTCACCCAAGAGAAG TGGGTGAGGCTGGAGGACCAACATGGGAAGCCCTACTTCTACAACCCAGAGGATGCCTCCGTTCAGTGGGAGCTGCCCCAG GTCCCTGTCCCTGCCCCTCGAACCATCCGAAAATCCAGCCAGGACAGTGAgaccccagcccaggccagcccccctgaGGAGAGG atcaAGACCTTGGACAAGGCAGGTGTGCTCCATCGCACCAAGACAGTGGACAAGGGGAAGCGGCTCCG gAAGAAGCACTGGAGTGCCTCCTGGACAGTGCTGGAGGGCGGCGTCCTGACGTTCTTCAAGGACTCAAAGGCCTCGGCTGCAGGCGGCCTG AGACAGCCTTACAAGCTCTCCACCCCCGAGTACACGGTGGAGCTGAAGGGGGCCTCTCTCGCCTGGGCTCCCAAGGACAAATCCAGCAAGAAGCATGTGCTGGAG CTGCGGAGCCGAGATGGCTCAGAGTACCTGATCCAGCACGACTCAGAGGCCATCATCAGCACCTGGCACAAGGCCATCGCCCAGGCCATCCAGGAGCTG TCCGCAGACCTGCCCCcggaggaggaaaatgagagcAGCAGTGTGGACTTCGGGTCCAGCGAGCGCCTGGGAAGCTGGCGGGAGGACGAGGCGCGGCCGGGCGCAG CCGCGCCCGCGCTGTATCCCGGGGGCCTGGAGAGCGACCTGAGCAAGGTCCGGCACAAGCTGCGCAAGTTCCTCCTGAAGCGGCCCACGCTGCAGTCGCTGCGGGAGAAGGGCTACATCAAAG ACCAGGTGTTCGGCTGCGCGCTGGCCGCGCTGTGTGAGCGCGAGCGGAGCCCGGTGCCGCGCTTCGTGCAGCAGTGCATCCGCGCCGTCGAGGCCCGGG ggcTGGACATCGACGGGCTGTACCGCATCAGTGGGAACCTGGCCACCATCCAGAAGCTGCGCTATAAGGTGGACCACG ATGAGCGCCTGGACCTGGACGACGGGCGCTGGGAGGATGTCCACGTTATCACTGGCGCCCTGAAGCTCTTCTTTCGGGAGCTGCCCGAGCCCCTCTTCCCCTTCTCGCACTTCCGCCAGTTCATCGCGGCCATCA agcTGCAGGACCAGGCCCAGCGCAGCCGCTGCGTGCGGGACCTGGTGCGTTCGCTGCCCGCCCCCAACCACGATACGCTGCGCCTGCTCTTCCAGCACCTGTGCAG GGTGATCGAGCACGGCGAACAGAACCGCATGTCAGTGCAGAGCGTGGCCATAGTGTTCGGGCCCACGCTCCTGCGGCCCGAGAAGGAGGAAACCAGCATGCCCATGACCATGGTGTTCCAGAACCAGGTGGTGGAGCTCATCCTGCAGCAGTGCTCAGACATCTTCCGGCCTCACTGA
- the ARHGAP27 gene encoding rho GTPase-activating protein 27 isoform X6, whose amino-acid sequence MVDMIAKLTRRQSRALRVQVDEPPEPVYANVERQPSVTSPGPAAAPRPGPVWETHTDADTGRPYYYNPDTGVTTWESPFEAAEGAASPATSPASVGSGESVETEWGQYWDEESRRVFFYNPLTGETAWEDEAEDEPEDEQDMQPGLSPGSPGDQRPPTPETDYPELLTSYPEEDYSPVGSFSEPGPTSPLATPPGWSCHVDSDGQTLYTNHFTQEKWVRLEDQHGKPYFYNPEDASVQWELPQVPVPAPRTIRKSSQDSETPAQASPPEERIKTLDKAGVLHRTKTVDKGKRLRKKHWSASWTVLEGGVLTFFKDSKASAAGGLRQPYKLSTPEYTVELKGASLAWAPKDKSSKKHVLELRSRDGSEYLIQHDSEAIISTWHKAIAQAIQELSADLPPEEENESSSVDFGSSERLGSWREDEARPGAAAPALYPGGLESDLSKVRHKLRKFLLKRPTLQSLREKGYIKDQVFGCALAALCERERSPVPRFVQQCIRAVEARDERLDLDDGRWEDVHVITGALKLFFRELPEPLFPFSHFRQFIAAIKLQDQAQRSRCVRDLVRSLPAPNHDTLRLLFQHLCRVIEHGEQNRMSVQSVAIVFGPTLLRPEKEETSMPMTMVFQNQVVELILQQCSDIFRPH is encoded by the exons ATGGTAGACATGATTGCCAAGCTGACCAGGAGGCAGAGTCGGGCCCTGCGGGTACAG GTGGACGAGCCCCCGGAGCCCGTGTACGCGAACGTAGAGAGGCAGCCTTCGGTCACCTCGCCGGGCCCCGCCGcggccccccgccccggcccggtGTGGGAGACGCACACGGACGCGGACACCGGGCGCCCCTACTACTACAACCCGGACACGGGCGTCACCACCTGGGAGTCGCCCTTCGAGGCTGCCGAGGGCGCCGCCAGCCCGGCCACCTCCCCGGCCTCGGTGGGCAGCGGCGAGAGCGTCGAGACCGAGTGGGGCCAGTACTGGGATGAGGAGAGCCGCAGGGTGTTCTTCTACAACCCTCTGACGGGCGAGACGGCCTGGGAGGACGAGGCCGAGGACGAGCCGGAGGACGAGCAGGACATGCAGCCCGGCCTGAGCCCCGGCAGCCCGGGGGACCAGAGG CCCCCTACCCCCGAGACTGACTACCCTGAGTTGCTGACCAGTTACCCCGAGGAGGACTATTCCCCCGTGGGCTCCTTCAGCGAGCCCGGGCCCACCTCTCCCTTGGCCACGCCCCCCGGCTGGTCTTGCCACGTGGACTCGGATGGTCAGACGCTCTACACCAACCACTTCACCCAAGAGAAG TGGGTGAGGCTGGAGGACCAACATGGGAAGCCCTACTTCTACAACCCAGAGGATGCCTCCGTTCAGTGGGAGCTGCCCCAG GTCCCTGTCCCTGCCCCTCGAACCATCCGAAAATCCAGCCAGGACAGTGAgaccccagcccaggccagcccccctgaGGAGAGG atcaAGACCTTGGACAAGGCAGGTGTGCTCCATCGCACCAAGACAGTGGACAAGGGGAAGCGGCTCCG gAAGAAGCACTGGAGTGCCTCCTGGACAGTGCTGGAGGGCGGCGTCCTGACGTTCTTCAAGGACTCAAAGGCCTCGGCTGCAGGCGGCCTG AGACAGCCTTACAAGCTCTCCACCCCCGAGTACACGGTGGAGCTGAAGGGGGCCTCTCTCGCCTGGGCTCCCAAGGACAAATCCAGCAAGAAGCATGTGCTGGAG CTGCGGAGCCGAGATGGCTCAGAGTACCTGATCCAGCACGACTCAGAGGCCATCATCAGCACCTGGCACAAGGCCATCGCCCAGGCCATCCAGGAGCTG TCCGCAGACCTGCCCCcggaggaggaaaatgagagcAGCAGTGTGGACTTCGGGTCCAGCGAGCGCCTGGGAAGCTGGCGGGAGGACGAGGCGCGGCCGGGCGCAG CCGCGCCCGCGCTGTATCCCGGGGGCCTGGAGAGCGACCTGAGCAAGGTCCGGCACAAGCTGCGCAAGTTCCTCCTGAAGCGGCCCACGCTGCAGTCGCTGCGGGAGAAGGGCTACATCAAAG ACCAGGTGTTCGGCTGCGCGCTGGCCGCGCTGTGTGAGCGCGAGCGGAGCCCGGTGCCGCGCTTCGTGCAGCAGTGCATCCGCGCCGTCGAGGCCCGGG ATGAGCGCCTGGACCTGGACGACGGGCGCTGGGAGGATGTCCACGTTATCACTGGCGCCCTGAAGCTCTTCTTTCGGGAGCTGCCCGAGCCCCTCTTCCCCTTCTCGCACTTCCGCCAGTTCATCGCGGCCATCA agcTGCAGGACCAGGCCCAGCGCAGCCGCTGCGTGCGGGACCTGGTGCGTTCGCTGCCCGCCCCCAACCACGATACGCTGCGCCTGCTCTTCCAGCACCTGTGCAG GGTGATCGAGCACGGCGAACAGAACCGCATGTCAGTGCAGAGCGTGGCCATAGTGTTCGGGCCCACGCTCCTGCGGCCCGAGAAGGAGGAAACCAGCATGCCCATGACCATGGTGTTCCAGAACCAGGTGGTGGAGCTCATCCTGCAGCAGTGCTCAGACATCTTCCGGCCTCACTGA
- the ARHGAP27 gene encoding rho GTPase-activating protein 27 isoform X4: MWLNLQPAPLSFGREGGSPLPAPPFSLPSGSPLLSSCLELILRPANRTRRKFQPQIQRQHGIQSRAFRVDEPPEPVYANVERQPSVTSPGPAAAPRPGPVWETHTDADTGRPYYYNPDTGVTTWESPFEAAEGAASPATSPASVGSGESVETEWGQYWDEESRRVFFYNPLTGETAWEDEAEDEPEDEQDMQPGLSPGSPGDQRPPTPETDYPELLTSYPEEDYSPVGSFSEPGPTSPLATPPGWSCHVDSDGQTLYTNHFTQEKWVRLEDQHGKPYFYNPEDASVQWELPQVPVPAPRTIRKSSQDSETPAQASPPEERIKTLDKAGVLHRTKTVDKGKRLRKKHWSASWTVLEGGVLTFFKDSKASAAGGLRQPYKLSTPEYTVELKGASLAWAPKDKSSKKHVLELRSRDGSEYLIQHDSEAIISTWHKAIAQAIQELSADLPPEEENESSSVDFGSSERLGSWREDEARPGAAAPALYPGGLESDLSKVRHKLRKFLLKRPTLQSLREKGYIKDQVFGCALAALCERERSPVPRFVQQCIRAVEARGLDIDGLYRISGNLATIQKLRYKVDHDERLDLDDGRWEDVHVITGALKLFFRELPEPLFPFSHFRQFIAAIKLQDQAQRSRCVRDLVRSLPAPNHDTLRLLFQHLCRVIEHGEQNRMSVQSVAIVFGPTLLRPEKEETSMPMTMVFQNQVVELILQQCSDIFRPH; encoded by the exons ATGTGGCTGAACCTCCAGCCTGCCCCACTTTCCTTTGGCCGGGAAGGGGGCTCACCTCTCCCCgcccctcctttctccctcccttctggcTCTCCTCTCTTATCCTCTTGTCTGGAATTGATTCTGAGGCCTGCAAACCGCACACGGAGGAAGTTCCAGCCCCAAATCCAGAGGCAGCACGGAATCCAGTCCAGAGCTTTCCGg GTGGACGAGCCCCCGGAGCCCGTGTACGCGAACGTAGAGAGGCAGCCTTCGGTCACCTCGCCGGGCCCCGCCGcggccccccgccccggcccggtGTGGGAGACGCACACGGACGCGGACACCGGGCGCCCCTACTACTACAACCCGGACACGGGCGTCACCACCTGGGAGTCGCCCTTCGAGGCTGCCGAGGGCGCCGCCAGCCCGGCCACCTCCCCGGCCTCGGTGGGCAGCGGCGAGAGCGTCGAGACCGAGTGGGGCCAGTACTGGGATGAGGAGAGCCGCAGGGTGTTCTTCTACAACCCTCTGACGGGCGAGACGGCCTGGGAGGACGAGGCCGAGGACGAGCCGGAGGACGAGCAGGACATGCAGCCCGGCCTGAGCCCCGGCAGCCCGGGGGACCAGAGG CCCCCTACCCCCGAGACTGACTACCCTGAGTTGCTGACCAGTTACCCCGAGGAGGACTATTCCCCCGTGGGCTCCTTCAGCGAGCCCGGGCCCACCTCTCCCTTGGCCACGCCCCCCGGCTGGTCTTGCCACGTGGACTCGGATGGTCAGACGCTCTACACCAACCACTTCACCCAAGAGAAG TGGGTGAGGCTGGAGGACCAACATGGGAAGCCCTACTTCTACAACCCAGAGGATGCCTCCGTTCAGTGGGAGCTGCCCCAG GTCCCTGTCCCTGCCCCTCGAACCATCCGAAAATCCAGCCAGGACAGTGAgaccccagcccaggccagcccccctgaGGAGAGG atcaAGACCTTGGACAAGGCAGGTGTGCTCCATCGCACCAAGACAGTGGACAAGGGGAAGCGGCTCCG gAAGAAGCACTGGAGTGCCTCCTGGACAGTGCTGGAGGGCGGCGTCCTGACGTTCTTCAAGGACTCAAAGGCCTCGGCTGCAGGCGGCCTG AGACAGCCTTACAAGCTCTCCACCCCCGAGTACACGGTGGAGCTGAAGGGGGCCTCTCTCGCCTGGGCTCCCAAGGACAAATCCAGCAAGAAGCATGTGCTGGAG CTGCGGAGCCGAGATGGCTCAGAGTACCTGATCCAGCACGACTCAGAGGCCATCATCAGCACCTGGCACAAGGCCATCGCCCAGGCCATCCAGGAGCTG TCCGCAGACCTGCCCCcggaggaggaaaatgagagcAGCAGTGTGGACTTCGGGTCCAGCGAGCGCCTGGGAAGCTGGCGGGAGGACGAGGCGCGGCCGGGCGCAG CCGCGCCCGCGCTGTATCCCGGGGGCCTGGAGAGCGACCTGAGCAAGGTCCGGCACAAGCTGCGCAAGTTCCTCCTGAAGCGGCCCACGCTGCAGTCGCTGCGGGAGAAGGGCTACATCAAAG ACCAGGTGTTCGGCTGCGCGCTGGCCGCGCTGTGTGAGCGCGAGCGGAGCCCGGTGCCGCGCTTCGTGCAGCAGTGCATCCGCGCCGTCGAGGCCCGGG ggcTGGACATCGACGGGCTGTACCGCATCAGTGGGAACCTGGCCACCATCCAGAAGCTGCGCTATAAGGTGGACCACG ATGAGCGCCTGGACCTGGACGACGGGCGCTGGGAGGATGTCCACGTTATCACTGGCGCCCTGAAGCTCTTCTTTCGGGAGCTGCCCGAGCCCCTCTTCCCCTTCTCGCACTTCCGCCAGTTCATCGCGGCCATCA agcTGCAGGACCAGGCCCAGCGCAGCCGCTGCGTGCGGGACCTGGTGCGTTCGCTGCCCGCCCCCAACCACGATACGCTGCGCCTGCTCTTCCAGCACCTGTGCAG GGTGATCGAGCACGGCGAACAGAACCGCATGTCAGTGCAGAGCGTGGCCATAGTGTTCGGGCCCACGCTCCTGCGGCCCGAGAAGGAGGAAACCAGCATGCCCATGACCATGGTGTTCCAGAACCAGGTGGTGGAGCTCATCCTGCAGCAGTGCTCAGACATCTTCCGGCCTCACTGA